The segment GACGGGGTACTGGTGTTGGCCCACTCCGACAAGCAGGACGCGGCCGCGACGTGGAAGAAGACATACGGCCACCACCCGCTGATGGGATTCGTGGACCACGGCCGCGGTGGCACGGGGGAGCCGGTGGTCGCTGTGCTGCGACCCGGGAACGCCGGCTCCAACACCGCCGTCGACCATATCGCCGCCACCCGCATCGCCCTGGCCCAACTCTCCAGGCGGCACCGGCGGGGCCGGTCCACGCTCGCCCGCACGGACTCAGCAGGCGGGACGCACGAGTTCGTGGGCTGGCTCGCCCAGCGGGGAAGGTGGCTGTCGTATTCGGTCGGCATGACCGTTACCGACGCCGTTCACCAGGCCGTGCTGCAGGTCCCGGCCTTGGCCTGGACCCCGGCCGTCGAACCCGACGGCCAGATCCGTGACGGCGCCTGGGTCGCCGAACTCGACGGTGACCCGCTCAAGGGCTGGCCAGCGGGGATGCGGCTGATCGTTCACAGCCACGGCACTCTTCACGTGCAGGCCGAGCGCGGCCGCGTCAGCGGCAGCGAGCAGCACGCCGAGACCGCGGAGACGGGCGGCGTCCCCGATGCCGTCGTTGGGTCCCGGAAGACCCAACGCCCGGCGACCCTGGGTGGCAGGGTCGGGTGAGGGCAGGATCAGCGCGGCGAGGCGATAGTTCTCCTCGGGCAAGGAGGCACCGGCGTCGAGTTCGCGGGACAGCCGGAGCCGCTCGCTCTGCAAGGCTCGTTTGTCCAGGTTCCAGAAGCGTTCGCGCAACTGCTCCCAGCTCGCATGTCCTTGGATCGCGGCGAGCGCGTAGGTCGCGACGTCCGCACCGGGCTTGGCCTTGACCCGTCGGTGCTGGTAGCAGAGGTCCGTGCCTTCCTCGACGGGGACCTTGCAGGGGAAGCCGTAGAACGAGGTAACCGGTTCCGGGCAGCGTGGCCGGTCTCGGGCGAGCGATCGGTCGGTCGGTCCCCGCACGGATCTGCCTGATCTGCTCGGCGGCACAGGATGCTCCCTCCTCCGTCGCCTGCACCAGGCATCTTGGTCGTGGCGCTGCAGCAACCAGGTCCCTTGACCGACCTCAGTCGACAAATGTCTGAAGTCGATCTCAGCCGCCTGAAGGGCAGTCGGGAATCGGCGTGGATTGCCGCACCCCCGATCGGCGCCAAGTGCGGGATTGAGACACGCCGGCAACACCCAGGCGAGCAGCCCACTCCCCCGCCAAGTCGAGGGGCACACACAGTGTTGAACGCCTGCAGACTCAGGAAGCAAGCCGACGGCCCGTCCCCCCAGCAGTATCGTGACGTCTGCACTCACTGAACTTCCTCGGAAAAAGTCCCCCGAAAGTCCCCGAACACTCGATGGATCAAGAAGTGCACCACAAAATCGCTGGTCAGACGCTTGATCATTTGGCGCCGACATGAAGGTCAAGTACAAGGAGACCAGCCGCGGCGGCCTCGCCGTCAACGTCATCGAGTACTGACGGGAAGTCCTGACCGGCGAATTAACAATTGACTTGATAAACTGGCTGCATGGCTACTTCCCCCGCCCCCGGCGAAGGCCCGGTCCGACCGGTATCCGTCTCCCTCCATGAGGGCACCATCGCAGCGCTCAGGGAGCGGACGGGCAAGCGAGGCATGTCCGCCTACGTCGAGGCCCTCATCCAGCGCCAGCTGGAGCGGGACCGGCTACGCGAACTGATCGAGGACGCCGAGGCCCAGCACGGTCCGGTCGACCAGGCCGCGGTCGAGGCCAAGCGGGCGGTCCTGCGCGGGAGCACGGCCGGCTCGGCCGACGCGGCGTGAGCGGCACTCTCCTGCTGGACTGCGAAGGACTGTCCAAGCTCGTACGGCGCTCCCCCGAACTCACCGAGTGGCTGGCCGCCGCCGAGGCGGAGGACATCCGTGTGGTCATCAGCTCGGTCACGCTCGTCGAAGCGCGTGACCCCCGGGTGAACCAGGCGCGCTTCGACTACGCGGTCTCGCGGGTGAACATCATCCCGCCCACGGAAGCCATCGCCCGTCACGCGAGCAAGCTGCTCGCCGCAGCCGGTCTGCACGGCCACAAGTACGCCCTCGACGCGATCGTGGCCGCCACCGCACTGGCCTCGCCCACCCCGGCAACCGTGCTGACCTCGGACCCCGAGGACCTGCTGATGCTCTGCGGTCCTGGCATCCGGATCATCAAAGTCTGATGCGGCCGGAGCTAGGCCGGGTTGTAGGAGCGCAGTGCTGTGACGGACCGGTGCACGGTCTCCGAGTGTCCGAACAGGCCGGGAAGGCCGCCGGTGTGGAGAAAGACGGTGCGGCGGCCTGGGCGGATGTCGTGGTCCTGGACGGCGGCGATGAGTCCGGCCAGGGCGCGGCCGCTGTAGACGGGGTCGAGGACGATGCCCTCGGTGGTTGCGGCTGTGTTCATCGCGGCGAGGACGGGTTCGTGGAGGATCCCGTATGCCGCGCCGACCTGGTCGGTGCGGATGCGTAGGGATTGAGGGGCGATGTCGCGGTGGGTGAGGGGGCCGGCGAGGGCGGCGACGGTGGCGGCCGGGTCGGGGACGGCGCCGCAGTGGACGCCGAGGACGCGCTCGGGGCCGAGTGCGGCGATGAGGCCGGCCATGGTGCCGCCGGAGCCGAGGGCCACGACGACGTGTGCCACGTCGGGCAGTTGGGAGCGGAGTTCCTCGCCGCACTCTACGTATCCGCGCGCGCCGAGGGGACTTGAGCCGCCGAAGGGGATCAGGTGGGGCCGTGCTCCGTCGCGGCCGAGCTGCCGGCAGACGTCCTCGGCGACGCCGGCCATGTCGCTGGGACGGGCGTCTCCGGCCCAGAAGACGCGGGCTCCGAAGAGGCTGTCGAGGACGAGGTTGCCGGAACCGTTCGCCGCGCTGTCGGGTGTTCCGGGGAGGACGAGGACGACGTCAAGTCCGAGGCGGGCGCCGGCGGCTGCGGTGAGACGGGCGTGGTTGCTCTGAGCGGCGCCGGTGGTGACCAGTGTGTCCGCGCCGGCCGCCAGCGCGGCGCCGACGGTCCATTCCAGTTTGCGGACCTTGTTGCCGCCTCCGCCGAGGCCGATCAGGTCGTCCCGCTTGATCCAGAGGTCGTCCTCGCCCAGGCCCAGGGCCGCCGCGAGGCGAGGCATCGGCTCCATCGGGGTGGGCCACGTCGACAGGGCGATCTTGTCACTCATGAAGTCCCCATGATCCGGTTGTCAGTGGCCCGCGCTCTGGCCGCCGTCGACATGGAGGATCTCGCCGGTGACGAAGGGGGCGTTCTCAAGGTAGAGCACCGCCTCGGTGACATCGCTCACCTCGCCGATCCGGCCGACCGGATGCAGGGCGGCGAGCGATTCGTGGTGCTTCTCGGGGTGCATGGGCGTGTTGATGATGCCGAGCGCGACGGCGTTGCTGCGGATGCCCCGGGCGGCGTACTCGATGGCGAGGGACTTGGTCGCGGACTGCAGCCCGCCCTTGGTCAGCGAGGCCAGCACGGAGGGCACGCCGGAGTTGGCGTGGTCGACCAGGCTGGTGGTGATCTGGACGATGTGGCCGCCGCCCTGCGCGAGCATCCCCTCGACGGCGAGCTGGGTGATACGGAGGAACCCGGTCAGGTTGACGGCGGTCACCGCGTCGTAGTCCTCCTGGCTGTATTCGGTGAAGGGCTTGGCTATGAAGATCCCCGCGTTGTTGACGAGGGTGTCGATGCGGCCGAACCGCTCGGCACCGGCGGCGATGACCCGCTCGGCGGTCGCGGGGTCGGCGATGTCGCCCTGAACGGTGACGATGCCGGTGTCGTCGGCGGGGGCGATCGTGCGCGAGGTGGCGACGACGCCGTAGCCGAGCTTGCGGTAGGCGGTGACCAGCCCGGCGCCTATTCCCTGCGACGCCCCGGTGATGACGGCGACCTTCTGGTTCTGGATGCTCATGACGGCCTTTCTTCGAGAGAGAGATGGAGAGAGATAGATGACCGGTCTACTAATTATGGTCAGCGCTGACCCGGGACACGTGGTACTGGCGGATACGCCATGCATCGGGGTCACGCTGAAGGGTCAGCGACAGGTGCACCGCCGCTTCCCAGCCCTTCGGGTCGCGGAAGGTGACATCCGCGAATCCGCCCGCCACCTGCTCGCCGATGACGTAGGTGCTCACGACGGCGACATCGGCGGTGCGATCGTCCGGCACCGCCTCGTAGTACGCGCGCACCGCGTCGCGGCCGGCGACGACCTCGGGGCCGAAGCCCTGGAAGAGGGCGTCGGGCGTGAAGAGGTCGGCCATCGCGTCCACCTGGTGACCGTCGAAAGCGGCCTTCCAGCGGTCGAGGGTCTCGCGCATCGGGTCGGTCATGATGGCTTCCTTCGGTAGTAGACGACCGGTCTAGTAAAAAGTAGTCGACCGGTCGTAGACTTGCAACCATGGGACGAAGCAGCGATGCGAAAGAGAGGATTCTCGGCGCCGCACAGATACTCATCGAGCTGCGCGGCTACTCCGCGCTGGGCGTGGCCGAGATCTGCAAGGCGGCGGGCGTGCCGAAGGGCAGCTTCTACTACTTCTTCAGCTCCAAGGAGGAGCTCGCCCTGGCCGTCCTAGACGAGCACTGGGCCGCCCAGCGCGACAGCTGGAACCGTACGCTGCGCAGCGACGACCCGCCCCTGCAGCGGCTGCGGAAGCTGTTCGAGGCCACCGAGGCGGACCAGCGTGCCGGGCAGCAGAGCTGCGGCACCATCTCGGGCTGCCTGTTCGGGAATCTGACGCTGGAGATGAGCAACCAGACAGAGGCCATCCGCGAACGCCTGCAGCAGATCTTCGACGCGCAGGTCGACATGGTCGACGGTGTTGTCAGCGAAGCCCGCGAGCGCGGGGAGGTCACCGTCACCGACACCCACGAGGCCGCGCGGTCGGTTGTGGCCCAGCTCGAGGGTCAGGTGCTCTTCGCCAAGCTGTACAACAACACGCAGAGCCTGGACGCCCTGTGGGGCAACTGCCTGGCCCTTATCGGCGCCACCGCTGCCGCCCGGACCGTCTGACACATCGCCGGACCGGTCAGTTCTTCTCCGGGCGGATGAGCCGCTCGTCGGGGATGACGGCGACGCCGACGATCTCGATCAGGGCCTCCGGCTGCCAGAGCCCGGTCGTGCCGATGCCGGCCATCGCCGGGTAGACCGGGCCCGCGAGTTCGCGCCAGACCTTGCCGATCTGCTTGCCGTGCGCCTGGTAGTCGGGGATGTCGGTGAGGTAGATCGTCAGGCTCACCAGGTCCTCGGGGATCCCGCCGGCGGCTCGCAGGGTGGTGAGCACGTTGCCGAACGCCTGCCGGAACTGTTCGACGATGCCACCGGGGACGATCCGCATCCGCTCGTCGAGCGCCGTCTGTCCGCCCAGATAGAGCGTGTTGCCGCTCAGGGTGCCGTGGGAGTAGCCGCTCGGCGCGGGGAGCGAGGGCGGGTTCACCGGGATCGGGGTCATCTGTGCGTGCCTCCTCGAACAGCGTGGGTGAAGGCAGCGTAACTCATCTATTGACTGTTTTCGACGGTCGTGAAAATCTCGCTATACCGTTGATTCCGGAGGAGGACTCCCGATGCAACTCGCCACCGTGGCCCACGAAGGCCGTACGACGGCCGCCGTCCGCGACGGCGACCGCTGGCGGGCGCTGCCGGCCGGAGACCTCTCGGCGCTGCTGGCGACCACGGCACTCGACCGCGTCGCGGGCCTCGCCGGGGCGGAACTGCCCGGCGCGGTCCCCGTGCTGCCGTTGCCGTCGCCGCGAAAGGTCGTCTGCTGCGGCCTCAACTACGCGGACCACATCGCCGAGATGGGCCGCGAGCTGCCGGAACACCCCACGCTCTTCGCCAAGTACGCGGACACGCTGACCGGCCCCGAGGACGACCTGGTCCTCCCGAAGGGCCTCGACGTGGACTGGGAGGCGGAGCTCGCGGTCGTCGTCGGCGCCGAACTCAGCGGCGCCGACCGGGACACGGCGGCGCGGGCGATCGCGGGCTACACCGTAGCCAACGACCTCAGCGTGCGGGACTGGCAGAAGCGCACCCCGCAGTGGTTCCAGGGCAAGGCGTGGGACCGGACCACCCCGCTCGGGCCGGTGGTCGTCACCCCCGACGAACTCGACCCGGTCGCGGGCGTGGAGGTGATCTGCCGGGTCAACGGCGTCGAGCGCCAGCGCGGCAACACCCGCACTCTCGTGTTCGACGCGGCCGCTCTGCTCGCCTACGTCTCCGCCTTCACCACCCTGCGCCCCGGCGACATCGTGCTGACCGGCACCCCCGGTGGCGTGGGGGCGGGCATGACACCCCCCGCCTACCTCGCCGACGGCGACCTCGTCGAGACCGAGATCCCCGGCATCGGCACGCTGCGCAACCGCCTCCGCCTCACCGACTCCAGGAGCTGAGCATGGAACCCGATTTCTCCCAGTACGTACTGGACGGGGACAACTCGATGTACGCCAACGAGTCCGGCCTGGTCGTGCCGGTCGTGACGCGGAGCGGTCTCGAAACCGGCGCCACGGGCCAGTCCGGCGGCGCGACCCGGATCTCCGGCGTCTCCGTCCAGCACACGCCCGCCACCAAGCTGTGGTTCGGGAAGGTGAGCAACGAGTCGGGCTACCGCTCGGTGCCCCACCACCATGGAGAGGCCGAGACCGGCGGCTACGTCCTGTCCGGCCGGGCCCGGATCTACTTCGGCGAGCGGTTCGAGGACTACCTCGACCTGGCCGAGGGCGACTGGGTCTTCGTCCCGCCCTTCATGCCCCACGTCGAATGCAACCTCGACCGGAACAAACCGCTGACCTGGATGACGACCCGCACCCCGGAGAACATCGTGGTCAACCTCCCCCAGGTGGCCGACGCCGACCTGCGCGACTGGCTGGAGCGGGCATGACCGACGTCCGACCCACCCAGACGTCGGCGCCCTTCACCGCCGCGATCACGCTGACCCCCGCCGAGCCCGAGCACTTCGACCGCGCCTTCACCGCGACCACCCAGCCCTGCCCGTGGCCGAAGGCGTACGGCGGCGACATGGTCGCCCAGGCCGCGGCCGCCGCCATGCGGTCGGTCGAGGGCAAGACGCTCCACTCGATGCACTCCTACTTCCTGCGGCCGGTCGACATCGGCGCCCAGGTCCGCTACGAGGTGGAGTTGCTGCGCGACGGCCGCGGCTACGCCACCCGGCAGGTCCGCGGCTTCCAGAACGGCAAGCCCGTCTACACCTGCCTCGCCAGCTTCGCCGTGGGCGAGCCCAGCGGCACGTTCTCCGCCGAGCCCCCCGCCGGCGTGCCGGGCCCCGAAGAGCTGCCCAGTTCGGCTTCGTACCTCCGCGACACCTCCGCGCCCGAGGGGACGATGACCGACGCCTCGAAGGAGTACTGGAGCGGCGGGCGCAGCTTCGACATGCGGCATGTCCCCGGTCCCGTCTACCTCACCGTCGAGGGCAAGCGGGCGCCGCACCAGGCGGTGTGGGTGCGGCCCTTCGACGCGCTGCGCCCGGTCGACGGCCTCAGCGACGATCAGCGCGACCTCGCCGCGCTCGCCTACGTCTGCGACTACACGATCCTCGAACCCGTCCTGCGCATGCTCGACCTGCCGTGGGCCCGGCCGGGACTCGTCACCGCCAGCCTCGACCACGCGATGTGGTTCCACCGGCCCGGCCCGGTGGGCGGCTGGCTGCTCTACGCCCAGGAAGCGGTTGCCGCCGACGCAGGTCGCGGCCTCGCCGTCGGACAGCTCTTCACCGCCACGGGCGTCCACCTGGCCACCGTCGTCCAGGAAGGCATGATCCGCAGCTCCTGATCCCTGCACGGCCCGCCCCCGGCCTGCGGAAAGGAACCCCTCGATGGACCAGCCGGACCTCTCGCCCTCCGCCTACCCGGACACCTTCGCCCGCGACCACCTCCCGCCGCGCGGCCTGTGGCCGGTCCTGGAGTTCACCACCGACGAACTCCAGTACCCCGCGCGCCTCAACGCCGCCACCGAGATCATCGACGTGCCCGCCGCCGCCTT is part of the Streptomyces sp. NBC_01262 genome and harbors:
- a CDS encoding D-cysteine desulfhydrase family protein, yielding MSDKIALSTWPTPMEPMPRLAAALGLGEDDLWIKRDDLIGLGGGGNKVRKLEWTVGAALAAGADTLVTTGAAQSNHARLTAAAGARLGLDVVLVLPGTPDSAANGSGNLVLDSLFGARVFWAGDARPSDMAGVAEDVCRQLGRDGARPHLIPFGGSSPLGARGYVECGEELRSQLPDVAHVVVALGSGGTMAGLIAALGPERVLGVHCGAVPDPAATVAALAGPLTHRDIAPQSLRIRTDQVGAAYGILHEPVLAAMNTAATTEGIVLDPVYSGRALAGLIAAVQDHDIRPGRRTVFLHTGGLPGLFGHSETVHRSVTALRSYNPA
- a CDS encoding SDR family NAD(P)-dependent oxidoreductase, with product MSIQNQKVAVITGASQGIGAGLVTAYRKLGYGVVATSRTIAPADDTGIVTVQGDIADPATAERVIAAGAERFGRIDTLVNNAGIFIAKPFTEYSQEDYDAVTAVNLTGFLRITQLAVEGMLAQGGGHIVQITTSLVDHANSGVPSVLASLTKGGLQSATKSLAIEYAARGIRSNAVALGIINTPMHPEKHHESLAALHPVGRIGEVSDVTEAVLYLENAPFVTGEILHVDGGQSAGH
- a CDS encoding TetR/AcrR family transcriptional regulator, whose amino-acid sequence is MGRSSDAKERILGAAQILIELRGYSALGVAEICKAAGVPKGSFYYFFSSKEELALAVLDEHWAAQRDSWNRTLRSDDPPLQRLRKLFEATEADQRAGQQSCGTISGCLFGNLTLEMSNQTEAIRERLQQIFDAQVDMVDGVVSEARERGEVTVTDTHEAARSVVAQLEGQVLFAKLYNNTQSLDALWGNCLALIGATAAARTV
- a CDS encoding fumarylacetoacetate hydrolase family protein, yielding MQLATVAHEGRTTAAVRDGDRWRALPAGDLSALLATTALDRVAGLAGAELPGAVPVLPLPSPRKVVCCGLNYADHIAEMGRELPEHPTLFAKYADTLTGPEDDLVLPKGLDVDWEAELAVVVGAELSGADRDTAARAIAGYTVANDLSVRDWQKRTPQWFQGKAWDRTTPLGPVVVTPDELDPVAGVEVICRVNGVERQRGNTRTLVFDAAALLAYVSAFTTLRPGDIVLTGTPGGVGAGMTPPAYLADGDLVETEIPGIGTLRNRLRLTDSRS
- a CDS encoding cupin domain-containing protein, yielding MEPDFSQYVLDGDNSMYANESGLVVPVVTRSGLETGATGQSGGATRISGVSVQHTPATKLWFGKVSNESGYRSVPHHHGEAETGGYVLSGRARIYFGERFEDYLDLAEGDWVFVPPFMPHVECNLDRNKPLTWMTTRTPENIVVNLPQVADADLRDWLERA
- a CDS encoding SgcJ/EcaC family oxidoreductase, giving the protein MTDPMRETLDRWKAAFDGHQVDAMADLFTPDALFQGFGPEVVAGRDAVRAYYEAVPDDRTADVAVVSTYVIGEQVAGGFADVTFRDPKGWEAAVHLSLTLQRDPDAWRIRQYHVSRVSADHN
- a CDS encoding RidA family protein — its product is MTPIPVNPPSLPAPSGYSHGTLSGNTLYLGGQTALDERMRIVPGGIVEQFRQAFGNVLTTLRAAGGIPEDLVSLTIYLTDIPDYQAHGKQIGKVWRELAGPVYPAMAGIGTTGLWQPEALIEIVGVAVIPDERLIRPEKN
- a CDS encoding acyl-CoA thioesterase, producing the protein MTDVRPTQTSAPFTAAITLTPAEPEHFDRAFTATTQPCPWPKAYGGDMVAQAAAAAMRSVEGKTLHSMHSYFLRPVDIGAQVRYEVELLRDGRGYATRQVRGFQNGKPVYTCLASFAVGEPSGTFSAEPPAGVPGPEELPSSASYLRDTSAPEGTMTDASKEYWSGGRSFDMRHVPGPVYLTVEGKRAPHQAVWVRPFDALRPVDGLSDDQRDLAALAYVCDYTILEPVLRMLDLPWARPGLVTASLDHAMWFHRPGPVGGWLLYAQEAVAADAGRGLAVGQLFTATGVHLATVVQEGMIRSS
- a CDS encoding type II toxin-antitoxin system VapC family toxin, with product MSGTLLLDCEGLSKLVRRSPELTEWLAAAEAEDIRVVISSVTLVEARDPRVNQARFDYAVSRVNIIPPTEAIARHASKLLAAAGLHGHKYALDAIVAATALASPTPATVLTSDPEDLLMLCGPGIRIIKV